The sequence TGGTATGATTGGTAAAGTCGTCTCCCTACCGGTTGAATTAACTGAAATCGAAACCGAATCTAAAGTACGAATCTTAGAACTGGAATTAGAAGACGGTAAAAGAGTCTTTTTACCCAGGGCTAATGTCGAAATTATTGAGAAATGAAGAATGAGTTGTTCAATTTATCTTTTGCTCATTAGCCCTTATCTAAAAGATAGGTGTAAGATTAATTTTAGGCATAAAAAAATAAGAATTGGCTATACATATTATGACATTAAGAAAAAACATTAAATTAATTGGAATATTTTTATGCTTAACATTATCTGGGCTTAATGCTAATTATACTGGTTTTCCATCTTTGCTAATTACTCCCAGCGCTCGCGAAAACGCCCTGGCAGGAACTGGTGTTGCTTGTGCCTATGGTCCTCAGGCAATGTTTATCAACCCAGCCTTAACCAGTGAGTTAAATAGAACTGCAGTTAGTTTTAGTTATACCAATTGGTTCCTTGATATGTATCAACAGAGTTTATTTGCCGTAAGACCTTTACCAATTATAAATTTAGGACTGGGCATAACCAACTTTAATCACGGTGAACTGGAATTAAGACCTAACCAACCAACCGAAACAGAAATTGGTAAATTCTCACCATCAGATTTCAGTTTCTTTCTTAATCTAAGTCGAAAATTAGACGAAAGGGTGTTATTAGGCATTTCTGGTCGATACTATTATGAAAAGATTTTAGAACATACCGCAACTGGCTATGGTATCGATATTGGATTATTGTTTAAAGTCTGGCCACGATTCCATATCGGATTTTCCGTAATTAACTTTGGCCGCACGATGTATTTTATTCGCGATGAATTTTGGTTGCCAACCCGATTTTTAACAGGTATTAATTATGATTTCACTCTTAAACCCAATATAAAAATTGCTTTGGGTTCGGATTTCTCTTATTTTGTTTATGAT comes from candidate division WOR-3 bacterium and encodes:
- a CDS encoding PorV/PorQ family protein; amino-acid sequence: MTLRKNIKLIGIFLCLTLSGLNANYTGFPSLLITPSARENALAGTGVACAYGPQAMFINPALTSELNRTAVSFSYTNWFLDMYQQSLFAVRPLPIINLGLGITNFNHGELELRPNQPTETEIGKFSPSDFSFFLNLSRKLDERVLLGISGRYYYEKILEHTATGYGIDIGLLFKVWPRFHIGFSVINFGRTMYFIRDEFWLPTRFLTGINYDFTLKPNIKIALGSDFSYFVYDKRLEFNSGVEMQIFQQYFIRAGYNFADLIDRRTKSTPSSISMGFGVIIKKIRLEYAFTPYSDGLDDTHHFSIGFGY